A genomic window from bacterium includes:
- a CDS encoding PLP-dependent aminotransferase family protein — protein sequence MKPFSSSAQRMQPSAIRQMTKLASGAGRDLITFAGGMPNPLTFPLEQLAEYAASEIKDHQGRSLQYGLTAGVRTLVQWVCEHVNAKGIPAKPENVVCTTGSQQAIDLISQILIDPGDSIFVENPTYLGALIAFVKSGGHLVAVAQDNRGLILEDLEKKLSAVRSHAKKLIYIISNFQNPSGISLVEERRLRLPELLEKYDAYLIEDDPYGEIYFGENNIPPAPVAASGSDRIFYLGTASKLVAPTFRTGWAVAAEPLMKRLELAKEAADLCGSMLDQRIVYRFCSSREFPAHLKMLRSFYEIRYKAIAEALSSEMPEGVSWTDPTGGFFVWVTLPPYLDAESFLEESILEAKVSYVIGRPFTCDQSARNCLRLAFSVEDPDRIHEGIARLAKVIRKRM from the coding sequence ATGAAGCCTTTTTCGAGTAGTGCGCAAAGAATGCAGCCATCTGCGATCCGTCAGATGACCAAGCTTGCCTCCGGGGCAGGTCGCGACCTGATTACTTTTGCAGGTGGAATGCCGAATCCACTCACATTTCCGCTCGAACAACTTGCGGAATATGCCGCAAGCGAAATCAAAGATCACCAGGGAAGAAGCTTGCAGTACGGATTGACCGCAGGTGTTCGTACTCTCGTACAGTGGGTTTGCGAACATGTAAACGCGAAAGGCATACCGGCAAAACCGGAAAACGTGGTTTGCACAACCGGGTCACAGCAAGCGATCGACCTGATCAGCCAGATTTTGATCGACCCGGGCGATTCCATCTTTGTCGAAAATCCCACCTACCTCGGAGCGCTGATTGCTTTTGTAAAAAGCGGAGGGCATCTGGTGGCAGTGGCGCAGGACAACCGGGGTTTGATTCTGGAGGACCTGGAAAAAAAACTGTCTGCAGTCCGGTCCCATGCAAAAAAACTGATCTACATTATTAGTAATTTCCAAAATCCGTCGGGAATCAGTCTGGTTGAAGAACGTCGCCTGCGGCTTCCTGAGCTTCTCGAAAAATATGATGCCTATCTGATCGAAGACGATCCCTATGGCGAAATCTATTTCGGAGAAAACAACATTCCCCCTGCTCCGGTTGCCGCTTCCGGTTCGGATCGCATATTTTATCTCGGCACCGCGTCGAAACTGGTTGCGCCGACCTTTCGCACAGGATGGGCTGTTGCCGCAGAGCCGTTGATGAAACGACTGGAGCTCGCAAAAGAAGCGGCCGACCTGTGCGGATCCATGCTGGATCAGCGCATCGTCTACCGTTTTTGTTCTTCCAGAGAATTTCCAGCACATCTGAAAATGCTCCGTTCCTTCTACGAAATTAGATACAAGGCGATCGCGGAAGCTTTATCAAGCGAGATGCCGGAAGGTGTTTCCTGGACAGACCCGACAGGAGGTTTCTTCGTCTGGGTTACGCTTCCACCGTATCTCGATGCGGAATCGTTTCTGGAAGAATCAATCCTGGAAGCGAAAGTTTCCTACGTGATCGGAAGGCCTTTTACGTGCGATCAATCGGCAAGAAATTGTTTGAGACTCGCTTTTTCCGTGGAGGACCCGGATCGCATTCACGAAGGCATCGCCCGATTGGCAAAAGTGATCCGGAAACGAATGTAA